DNA from Aureimonas sp. AU20:
CCTTTTTTCGTGTCCGCGCCGGGGCCGAGCCGGCAAGGTTGCGCGTCTGCCCCTGCCCCCCATATGCAGGGGCGAAGCAAACGCCAATCGAAAGACGGTGACATGGCCGAGACGGTGAAGGTCGACATCCCCCACAAGCTGACGCGCGAGGCGGCGCGGCAGCGGATCAACGAGGGGTTCGACCGCATTCGGTCCGAGGCCACCGGCGGCATGCTGAAGTTCGAGGACCAATGGTCGGGCGACCATCTCGACTTTCGCGCCGGAATGCTCGGCCAGCGCATCGTCGGCCGGCTCGACATTCTGGACGACCATGTCCATGTCGAGCTCGACCTGCCCGGCTTCCTCGCCTCGCTCGCCAACAAGGTGACGGGCAAGATCCGTTCGGAAGGAACCCTCCTGCTGGACAGCAAGAAGGCCTGAGGCCGCTAGCCGTCAGCGCGTAGCGGGCGCGCCGTGCAGAGTGGCGTTCTCGGCTACCACGGTCGGGCTTCCCGCCTCCGTGTCGATGGTGCGGACCAGTCCGAGCCCC
Protein-coding regions in this window:
- a CDS encoding polyhydroxyalkanoic acid system family protein, whose amino-acid sequence is MAETVKVDIPHKLTREAARQRINEGFDRIRSEATGGMLKFEDQWSGDHLDFRAGMLGQRIVGRLDILDDHVHVELDLPGFLASLANKVTGKIRSEGTLLLDSKKA